Proteins from one Rhizoctonia solani chromosome 5, complete sequence genomic window:
- a CDS encoding Tyrosine kinase specific for activated, with product MPPKHKRTHNSRPTKVADNSSKLNTGRRSTRASSGTKNAPAPEPILRATPQRLSQANLDTPFRQSTAGTIRTSPKSYRASYAAQKNKPSTAEPKSQKQNTMDIEIERELRGAIFKDPKFIDHFLSGDDAKLDSILQSCRENKSQFKRGKWSFPRLISHENKLYKPVLDVLNTIKNAVDQVHGPPLDLVPRSNNRPATVPIIDNHKYPISSDLANTENIKPDLVLFQDEQRHWENVRMPIEVKRLAQHHKGGIKQLCRYARAMFVHQLHRRHLYALLICGHHATFVRFDRAGVLYSGSINMIEQSDTFTRAFASLLMLDRVDEGLDPAFTFERNKAGRLTYYIDLPESELDRHSAGSLHSKNKGPISAIMDRLQRFKVIKLLCHRQCIRGRATIVLHIQEVLKFDQQAGANPGRKAKQKATKKVEPREYALKLMWRDAERTPEGDVLEEVHGMFGLPQHSGHWDVYIPGKCRCEKQAEGRCKEAKCVDTTVEVDGLEVCDRMQDIDILVLDEENGEEPEEVNTTEHHSTPFVRSLRIYSYALMLIVGVALCKAKFPEHFMTVILDAMIGYWGMYNLGIIHRDVSDGNVMIVKKGQVFAERKWREQTELPVAPELADSEKKLRQVLQDLGRRDPMGLLSDFDLHARHSPPSGKANSGPLTPRKQNGKVIRPRDEDTANVSGRKRRKNNLGQGVHIKATSEKDGHQGKCIRNRVVDYRTGTPAFMATSVLSVQAGERYHHSFVYDLESFFWVIFWSVAAHLDKRGDNPTAGAQVVLNKMNQDEFSSIAEWKTTQLHYCAHNQSELIKILKGFGNGWGSSLIFQNVILGLGRFFFSALNPETCQKLETSPGTTFLAVVSIIQNALKGETDPEV from the exons ATGCCTCCAAAGCATAAACGTACCCACAACTCAAGACCAACAAAGGTTGCCGATAACAGTTCCAAGTTAAATACCGGGCGCAGGTCGACTCGTGCTTCATCTGGGACAAAGAACGCACCGGCCCCTGAGCCCATTCTCCGGGCTACACCTCAAAGGCTGAGCCAAGCCAACTTGGACACACCTTTCCGTCAGTCAACTGCTGGCACCATTCGTACGTCCCCCAAGTCCTACCGCGCTTCCTACGCTGCTCAGAAAAACAAACCATCAACCGCCGAGCCCAAGTCACAGAAGCAGAACACGATGGATATTGAAATTGAGCGTGAGCTGCGTGGCGCAATATTCAAGGACCCGAAATTTATCGACCATTTTCTGTCTGGCGATGATGCGAAACTTGATAGCATCCTTCAGTCTTGCCGCGAAAACAAGAGCCAATTCAAACGCGGCAAATGGTCATTCCCGAGACTGATCTCTCACGAGAACAAGCTATACAAGCCTGTGCTGGATGTACTGAACACAATAAAAAACGCAGTGGATCAAGTACATGGACCTCCCCTCGACTTGGTTCCTAGATCCAACAACAGACCGGCAACAGTTCCAATCATCGATAATCACAAGTATCCCATTTCCTCCGACCTTGCCAATACCGAGAATATCAAGCCAGACCTTGTGCTATTTCAAGACGAGCAGCGTCACTGGGAGAACGTCCGCATGCCCATTGAGGTCAAGAGGTTGGCTCAACACCACAAAGGCGGCATCAAGCAACTGTGTCGGTATGCTCGAGCCATGTTTGTCCACCAGCTACACCGTCGTCACTTATATGCATTGCTGATCTGCGGTCATCATGCAACGTTTGTGCGGTTCGACCGGGCTGGAGTGCTGTACTCAGGTTCTATCAACATGATAGAGCAGTCGGACACGTTCACGCGTGCATTTGCGTCCCTATTGATGTTAGACCGGGTTGACGAGGGGCTGGATCCAGCATTCACGTTTGAACGCAACAAGGCTGGGCGCCTGACTTACTATATTGACCTACCGGAGTCGGAGCTCGACAGGCATTCAGCAGGCTCACTACACAGCAAGAACAAGGGCCCAATATCCGCAATTATGGATCGTCTGCAGCGGTTCAAGGTGATCAAACTACTATGCCACCGACAATGCATCCGAGGCCGCGCAACAATCGTACTGCATATACAAGAAGTACTCAAGTTCGACCAACAAGCAGGCGCAAACCCAGGCCGCAAGGCCAAACAAAAGGCAACAAAGAAAGTTGAGCCTCGAGAGTATGCGCTCAAGCTTATGTGGCGCGACGCAGAACGCACTCCAGAAGGCGATGTGCTAGAGGAAGTCCACGGAATGTTTGGGCTTCCCCAGCACTCTGGTCACtgggatgtatatatacctGGCAAGTGTCGATGTGAAAAACAAGCCGAGGGTCGGTGCAAGGAGGCGAAGTGCGTGGACACAACAGTTGAAGTGGATGGGCTAGAGGTGTGTGACAGGATGCAGGACATTGACATACTAGTGCTAGATGAAGAAAATGGCGAAGAGCCTG AGGAGGTGAACACAACGGAGCATCATTCGACTCCATTTGTGCGATCcttgcgcatatactcgtaTGCACTTATGCTGATCGTTGGAGTTGCGCTATGCAAGGCAAAGTTTCCAGAGCATTTCATGACCGTCATTCTGGATGCAATGATAG GCTACTGGGGGATGTACAACCTTGGAATCATACATCGAGATGTGAGCGATGGCAATGTGATGATAGTGAAGAAGGGACAGGTGTTTGCTGAGAGGAAGTGGCGGGAACAGACAGAGCTGCCCGTGGCTCCGGAACTAGCTGACTCGGAGAAGAAACTGCGTCAAGTACTGCAGGATCTTGGGCGCCGCGACCCAATGGGGCTACTTTCGGACTTCGACCTGCATGCGCGACACTCTCCGCCTTCAGGAAAGGCAAACTCAGGCCCACTAACTCCTAGAAAGCAAAATGGGAAGGTCATTCGACCGCGCGATGAAGACACAGCCAATGTAAGTGGAAGGAAGCGCCGCAAGAATAACTTGGGCCAGGGTGTGCATATCAAAGCAACAAGTGAGAAAGATGGCCATCAAGGCAAATGCATAAGAAACAGGGTGGTAGATTATCGAACA GGCACTCCAGCATTCATGGCTACCAGTGTTCTTTCCGTGCAAGCTGGTGAACGCTATCATCATAGCTTTGTTTATGACCTCGAGTCGTTCTTCTGGGTTATCTTCTGGTCTGTTGCTGCTCACCTGGACAAGAGGGGCGATAATCCAACTGCGGGCGCACAAGTGGTGCTTAACAAGATGAACCAGGACGAATTCAGCTCGATTGCAGAATGGAAAACCACACAACTTCATTATTGCGCACATAACCAAAGCGAACTTATAAAGATCCTAAAAGGGTTTGGTAATGGGTGGGGATCAAGCCTCATCTTCCAAAATGTGATCCTTGGTCTTGGTCGCTTTTTTTTCAGCGCTTTAAATCCAGAGACTTGTCAAAAACTCGAAACCTCACCCGGTACTACTTTCCTTGCTGTCGTGAGCATTATCCAAAACGCACTCAAGGGCGAAACCGATCCCGAGGTGTAA